The Mesorhizobium sp. M3A.F.Ca.ET.080.04.2.1 genome contains the following window.
TCGGCGCTGCCGGCTGACAATGAGATGGCAACGATGCTGGCAAGGGCAGCGTTCCTGACGCTCAAGACAACGGCATCCGTTTCCGGGTCCAGCCACTCACGCTCTCGACCGACTCCGCGGGCAAGGATGCCGACCAGGATCGCCATCATCAGCGACCCGAACAAGCCGAGCTGAGACAGAACCGCGATCGGCCAGCTGGACGCCCTCGAACTGCCGAAGCCGATGCCGAGACCGCTGGTGTCCAGGAAGGACTGCAGGCTCTTGACGTTCCAATAGGCACGCTCCTCGCCGGAGGCGGAGTTCGCCTTGTTGATGATTGTTGAGTTGATCAGCCTGATGAAGGGATCCAGCGCCCCGGCATTGTAGAGGCTGATGCCGAGCACGGCGACTGTGCCCAGGGCCATGATAGCGATGATCAGTATCTCCTCGCGCTCGACCTTTCCCCTGAGGACCGAGGTCGTCATTGATATGGCGACCGGGATGCAGAGGATCGTCAGGCCGACATAGGCGGTCGAGGAGGTCGACAGAATGGCCAGGAAGAGCAGTATCCCTGCCAGCCATTGCGCAAGGTGCGATTTGGTGTTCCTCCAATAGGTGTAGGAGAAGGCCAGACAGGCGAGCGACGCGGCGGCAAAGGAGGAGGCCTCCGAAAAGGCTCCATTGATCCGAACGAACCCTGCCTCGATCGCACCCGTCATGAGCTGGTAGCTGGCGGTTCTGATCGGAGCCAGCAAATCTCCAGCGCCCGAATTCTTGCCGACAAAATCGATTAGCCCCGAGCCCGCATGCAGGCCGCACCACAGGAAAAATCCCCGGCGTATCTGGTCGATCCTGTTGGAGTGGAGCAGCAGCGTGCAAAGCGCGATGGCGGTGAGCCCGCCCAGAATGAAATATCCTGTCTGCGAAGTATTGCCTGAGACCGGGGCCAAGGCGGCTTCGACAACCCCGCCTCGCGTCTTCGCCTGGACGAAGACGACTGTTTGACCGGCGAAGAATCTTGGGAACAACCATGAACCGATAATCGCGTAAGCCATGAGGCTGGCGAGAATCCAGATCGGGCGAATGCTCCCCAACACGCTTCCAAGCTCAATCCAGATGTGGCGCCTCGCGCTAACGGCGGTCACCAGCAGCGCTGCAAACAAAGTGTAGATGAGCGGAGTGGATCCACCGATCGAGGTCAGGGTCATCGCGGACGTCGCCCCAAACGCCAGGGATGCCAGAAGGCCGACGATCAGCATGCCGCGGGAATAGTAGGCGACGATCAAGACAACGGCGCACACTGCCAGTCCCGGAATCGAGAACTGCATGCCCCCCGGCCTTTCTCGCATGCGTCGCGTGTTGGAAGTCCGTCAGCCGACAGACAGTATTCTTCACAGTGCATAGTTCGGCAGGAGAGAGTCCCGAACAAGGGGACCAAAGGGCGTAGTCGGACATCCCACAGCGGTAGGATGACGGCAGATACGCCTTCTGACTGAATGGGTGCAGGGCCGGCCTGGCGGTACCCATTAAAGCTTAAGCGGGGGCGAATGTCCTGCAGACCTCGGCACAATGTAAGCTGGCCTCCGGCTCGGATCGGGTCATCCGGGCGCTGGGTGCTAAGTGATGCTTGCCAAAAGTTCCGATGTGCCGGCCGACCAAACCGGGCGCGTCGGCCCTGTCGACGCACTCCGGTGTTTTGCGATGACGGCTGTCGTGGCGCAGCATTGCGGGCTGATGCCCTTCGGCTGGACAGGCGTCTGGCTGTTTTTCGTGATCTCCGGCTTCGTGGTCACGCTGTCGGTCATAGAAAGGCCCGCGAACCGCCCCCCGATGGAGCGGCTGCGCAGTTTCTACCGCCGCAGGGCCCTCCGCATAATCCCGGTTTACTACGCCTATGTGGGCGTCGGCCTTTTGCTGGCCCTCCTGAGTGGAACTCATCCGGACTTTGTCGACGTTCTCTCGCTTTTCGGATTTTTTCACAACATCGCGATGGGGCTGGGCAGAGGCACTTTGTCGGAATGGCCCGTGGGTCACCTTTGGACGATATCCGTCGAGATGCAGTTCTATCTCGTTTACGGGGTCGTGCTGGTGCTGGCGTCGAAGCGGATCGTGATCCTGCTGCTCTTTGCTGCCCTTGTCGCGGCCACCCCCCTGAGGTTCGCGGCTGCAACGGAAGTTGCCAGCCTCCATCTCGACAGCGAGGTGAGCGCTTACCGGATTTATTCAGGGTCTTTCCTCCACACTGATTCCTTTGCCATGGGCGCGCTCCTGGCGTTTGCCCAGCGCTACGGGCTCCTGCATAGGCTGGCTCGGCCCCTCGCCTGCGCAGGCGCCGCGGCCATGCTGGCTTATGCCGCGACTTACACATGGCTGAACTATTCAGTGGTGCATGCCCAGGGCATCGCCATAGTCAGGAACGTCGTTTCAGGCATATTGTGGGGGCAATATAGGGAAGTGTTTCTCTATACGGCGCTGGCCATCGCCTCTGGCGGTTTGGTGGCCCTCGCCGCCACGGGCGACCGATCCCTGTCCTGGCTTCTGAGACCGCTCTTGTTTCACCGCATCGGGGAGATATCTTACGGGGCTTACATCTTCCATGCCTTGGCAATCAACGCGGCAGCCTTCATTCTCGGCCATATCGGCGTGTTGCCAGCACGCTCGTTAGCCGAAAGGCTCGTGTTCTTTGTGCTCTCCTACACGGTAACGGTCACGATAGCGCATTTGTCATTCTGGCATTTCGAAAGGCGGATCGCCGGCGGCCGCAAGCATCGGCCGGCAGACAACGGATTGCTCGACGTTCCGACGCGAGAAGGAGAAGCGGCATGACCAGGCATCCGGCTGCGCTTGGACTATTGGGAGCCAAAGAGGTCAAGCGGCTGAAAGAAGTGTATGACCGGGCCCGGGCCGTGCAAGCCAAGTATTCGGAGTCGCACGCTGCCAACAAGGCCGCAAAGAGGCTGATCGACGCCTTCGAAGCTGCGAGCCAGCCCGTTGGGACGGCTACCGAAATGAGATGGCTGAGCGAAACCACTCCCAAAGGAAACGCCTGAGCATGCGGTTGTCAGTGACGCGAAAAGGTACGTTCATCGTTGCGGGCAGCCAGCGCGCCGTGGCGTACTGATTGCCCGGTGCGGTATCAGACAAAAGCAGTGACCGGCGAAAAGCGGCATGCATCTGGCTTTCGAGGAGCAACTATTGTAGGTTGTGCCGGGATTGACAAACTCGCGGGTCTCCATGCAGGCACTGTCGCAGTTCATGCATTCGCGTCCCGCGGAGGGGACATCGTCGAAAATCGAATGGTCCAACAACGATTTTCCCGGCACGACCACGAGAGTCTATAAGCCGCATTCGATCCTGTGCCGCCAGGACGACGACAACGACACGATTTTCATCGTAAAATCGGGTTGGGCTTTGCTTTATCGCGGGCTGCCTGACGGCGACCGGCAGATCATCGACACCCCTCTCTGGGGCGACATTGTCGGTTTCCGTTCCGTAGACGGACCTCGGTTCGCATCGCTGGCATCTGCATCCGAACTTACTGTCTACGAAATTCCAAGGAAGGCGCTGGTCGAAGGCATGTTGTCGAAGGGCAGTCTCGGCAGCAAGATGGCCCACGCATTGGCGCGGCTGAACGCCATTTTTGCCGAGCACGTGGTGAATGTCGGGCGGCGCAACGCAATGAGCCGGACCGCTCACTTCCTGCTCGAGTTGGAGGAAAGGCTCTCCAATGTCGGCTTGTCCTCTCAGGGAAAATACGACTGTCCACTCACTCAAAACGAACTGGCAGACATCCTGGGAATGACCCCCGTTCACGTCAACCGGACATTGAGGGAACTGCGCAACGCCGATCTCGTCTCTTTCAAGGGCGGCCATGTAGAGATGCTCAACCGCAAGAACTTGGTCAAATTGGCCAGCTTCGAAAGAGAATACCTCAGCTAGTTTCCTTTGGCTTTTGGGTCCAGTTCAGCCACGCCTTTTCCGGTCATTGGAAATTTACCAAAAATTAACCTAGGTTAGCGATCGCTAATAAATTTGCTCTAAACTGGCTTTGGCCGTTCTTTGTGTGGGGTACCGAGGAGCGGCTACGGACGTCAGGCTGAGACAGTGTAGTCTGAAGCCCGTTTGGGATTGGGGATCACTTTTCCAAAATCTAGCAAGCAAGGGGTACGCCGGCCGCCGGAAGCGGCTTGAATGCAAAAGGGTGGGTAGTATGAGTTCAACAGCAGGACTGCTTAAGTACACTTCAGACAACCAGCCAAGAGTTCCCGGTAACGGAACAGAACATGCTCACAAGGAATGCCTCCTAATATTAGATGGAAGGGCCCTCGACCGAGAATGCCTCGCATCGGCCCTTGTGGATCACGAGCTCGGCATGGCGGTCGCCGCCATGGGTTCCATCGAAGAATGGCGCATGAAGAAGGGTTCGGCCCCTCCCCTGGTGGCCATTCTCTTCAATCTCGGCGGCCGGAAGGTCACCGACCATGCCACGGCAGACGAGATCAGGCGCATATCGTCTGAGTTCAAATCCGTCCCCGTGGTCGTCCTCGCCGACAACGAGGACCTCGCGCAGATACTGGCAGCTCTCGAGTGTGGCGCACGAGGTTACATTCCAACCTCGGTCGGCATCGATGTCTGCGTCGAGGCGATCAATCTTGCGGCAGCCGGAGGCATATTCGTCCCGGCGAGCAGTGTTCTGTCGATGCGGCATCTGATCGACTCAGGCAGCCGCGAAACGCAGCCTTTGACGCGAATGTTCACCTTGAGGCAAACCGAGGTCGCCCAGGCGCTCCGGCGCGGCAAGGCAAACAAGATCATCGCCTACGAGCTGAACTTGCGCGAAAGCACTGTGAAGGTACATATCCGAAACATCATGAAGAAGCTGAAGGCGACCAACCGCACTGAAGTTGCCTACAAGGTCAACGATCTCTTCTCCGAAGGAGCTTCGATAGAAGAGCGGCCTTAGGTGCGTCGCGCTTTAGTCTTTTGTTGATCCATCTCTTGCCCCAGAACCGCTGGACGCTTCTGGGGTACATGGATCAAGAATGGCCCACCAGAGGTGGGCCGCCCTCGATTGCCTAATCTTCAAGAAGTAGGGATCCAGACCTCCGCTGCCTTGCCGGCAGCGGAGGCCGCTCGGAGTTGCCGGCAAGGCCCGTGCTTGCAGCCAAGCAGTCGGCGCCAGCGTATCCGCCATAAGTGCTAACCGATGACCTTATGGAGAACGCGAAATCCTGGGCCGAACTTGTAGACTTGCTGACTGAGTGGAGTTCTCCTCATGTCTGAGCAAGGCTTTCGTTTTCAACGATCCGTCCGCCTGCAGGAACGTGGTCGCCGACTGATCCCGGGCGGCTGCCACACCTATGCAAAGGGCGAGGACCAATATCCCGTCCTCGCGCCGGGTTTCATCGAGCGCGGTTTGGGTTGCCATGTCTGGGACGTCGACGGCAACGAGTACATCGAATACGGCATGGGCAACCGTTCCGTCGGATTGGGACACGCCTACCCGAGCGTGCTCAGGGCGGCAGAGAAAGCGATCCGCGGGGGTTGCAATTTCACGCGTCCAGCCAGGATCGAGGTCGACTGCGCCGAGACATTCCTGGAGCTGATCGGCGCTCAGATGGTAAAGTTCTGCAAGGACGGGTCGGATGCAACGTCTGGGGCCGTCCGGCTTGCGCGTGCCTATACGGGCCGCGATCTCGTTGCCTGCTGCGCGGACCATCCCTTCTTTTCGACGGACGACTGGTTCATCGGGACCACGCCAATGAATGCAGGGATTCCAGAGGCGGTCCGAAATCTTACCGTCACCTTCCGCTACAACGACGTCGCCAGCGTCAAGGAGCTTTTCGACCGCTACCCAGGCAGGCTGGCGGCTCTGATCATGGAGCCATCCCGCGGCGACGATCCGACAGACGGGTTCCTGCACAAGGTCCAGCGGCTGTGCAGGGACAACGGCGCGCTGCTCATCCTCGACGAGATGATCACCGGCTTCAGGTGGCATGCGGGCGGGGCGCAGAAACTTTATGGAATCGAGCCGGACCTGTCGACGTTCGGCAAAGCGCTCGGCAACGGGTTTTCAGTCTCCGCCCTCGCGGGGAAACGCGAGTACATGCGTCTCGGCGGGCTGGAGCATACGGACCGCCCGAGAGTCTTCCTGCTGTCAACCACGCATGGCGCGGAGACGCATGCGCTCGCCGCGGCGATCGCGACCATGCGGGTCTATCAGAACGAACCGGTGGTCGAGCACCTGTATGATCAGGGAACGAAACTGAGGGACGGTATCGAGGAGGCGGCCAGGCGCCATGGAGTGGATCGGCATTTCAAGGTCGTCGGCCGACCCTGCTGCCTGGCATTTGCCACGCTCGACCTCGACGGCAAGCCATCGCAGGCATATCGCTCGCTGTTCCTGCAGGAGACGATCAGGCGTGGGGTGCTCATGCCGTCTCTGGTCGTCAGCTACACGCACGACAATGCTGCGGTCATGAAGACCATAGAGGCCGTCGATGGGGCGCTGGCGGTCTATGCGCAGGCCCTGGAGTCGGGAGCCAGCCGCTTCCTGGTTGGTCGACCGTCAAGGGTCGTTTTCCGCCGCTACAACAGCGGAGACG
Protein-coding sequences here:
- a CDS encoding response regulator transcription factor; the encoded protein is MGSMSSTAGLLKYTSDNQPRVPGNGTEHAHKECLLILDGRALDRECLASALVDHELGMAVAAMGSIEEWRMKKGSAPPLVAILFNLGGRKVTDHATADEIRRISSEFKSVPVVVLADNEDLAQILAALECGARGYIPTSVGIDVCVEAINLAAAGGIFVPASSVLSMRHLIDSGSRETQPLTRMFTLRQTEVAQALRRGKANKIIAYELNLRESTVKVHIRNIMKKLKATNRTEVAYKVNDLFSEGASIEERP
- a CDS encoding acyltransferase, translated to MLAKSSDVPADQTGRVGPVDALRCFAMTAVVAQHCGLMPFGWTGVWLFFVISGFVVTLSVIERPANRPPMERLRSFYRRRALRIIPVYYAYVGVGLLLALLSGTHPDFVDVLSLFGFFHNIAMGLGRGTLSEWPVGHLWTISVEMQFYLVYGVVLVLASKRIVILLLFAALVAATPLRFAAATEVASLHLDSEVSAYRIYSGSFLHTDSFAMGALLAFAQRYGLLHRLARPLACAGAAAMLAYAATYTWLNYSVVHAQGIAIVRNVVSGILWGQYREVFLYTALAIASGGLVALAATGDRSLSWLLRPLLFHRIGEISYGAYIFHALAINAAAFILGHIGVLPARSLAERLVFFVLSYTVTVTIAHLSFWHFERRIAGGRKHRPADNGLLDVPTREGEAA
- a CDS encoding glutamate-1-semialdehyde 2,1-aminomutase, producing the protein MSEQGFRFQRSVRLQERGRRLIPGGCHTYAKGEDQYPVLAPGFIERGLGCHVWDVDGNEYIEYGMGNRSVGLGHAYPSVLRAAEKAIRGGCNFTRPARIEVDCAETFLELIGAQMVKFCKDGSDATSGAVRLARAYTGRDLVACCADHPFFSTDDWFIGTTPMNAGIPEAVRNLTVTFRYNDVASVKELFDRYPGRLAALIMEPSRGDDPTDGFLHKVQRLCRDNGALLILDEMITGFRWHAGGAQKLYGIEPDLSTFGKALGNGFSVSALAGKREYMRLGGLEHTDRPRVFLLSTTHGAETHALAAAIATMRVYQNEPVVEHLYDQGTKLRDGIEEAARRHGVDRHFKVVGRPCCLAFATLDLDGKPSQAYRSLFLQETIRRGVLMPSLVVSYTHDNAAVMKTIEAVDGALAVYAQALESGASRFLVGRPSRVVFRRYNSGDERAEVSAAQETPQAAIIGTKGQSASQLIATS
- a CDS encoding Crp/Fnr family transcriptional regulator translates to MQALSQFMHSRPAEGTSSKIEWSNNDFPGTTTRVYKPHSILCRQDDDNDTIFIVKSGWALLYRGLPDGDRQIIDTPLWGDIVGFRSVDGPRFASLASASELTVYEIPRKALVEGMLSKGSLGSKMAHALARLNAIFAEHVVNVGRRNAMSRTAHFLLELEERLSNVGLSSQGKYDCPLTQNELADILGMTPVHVNRTLRELRNADLVSFKGGHVEMLNRKNLVKLASFEREYLS